A stretch of the Aggregatibacter sp. HMT-949 genome encodes the following:
- the lolE gene encoding lipoprotein-releasing ABC transporter permease subunit LolE: protein MNTPFFISWRYQRGKQKNPLVALIAKFSAVGIALGVAVLIVGLSAMNGFERELNQRILAVVPHAEITINPNANEAMINHKDMLISRLKMNEKIVALSPFVSFTALVENGSKLKVVQVKGVDKDVEDQVSSLGKYVQDDGWQRFGKEGGLVLGSGIAKDLEVNAGDWVTLLISQQNGTENVSQPHRERVQVTGILRLDGQLDHSYALLSLPQAQELLGYQAVQISGVELKVADPFKVQELDYSALGDYPQSLYVQNWIAKFGYMYRDIQLIRSVMYIAMVLVIGVACFNIVSTLIMAVKDKQGDIAILRTLGANNGFIKRIFIWYGLQAGMKGCLIGIVLGVLFALNLTSLIQGLERLFDKKLLSDGIYFVDFLPSELHWQDVLLVLAAALLLSLLASLYPANRAAKLQPAQVLSNH, encoded by the coding sequence ATGAATACGCCGTTTTTTATTAGCTGGCGTTATCAACGCGGCAAGCAAAAAAATCCGCTGGTGGCGCTCATCGCAAAATTTTCTGCTGTTGGCATCGCCCTTGGCGTTGCGGTGTTGATTGTCGGCTTGAGCGCGATGAACGGTTTTGAGCGTGAACTTAATCAACGCATTCTCGCCGTTGTGCCGCACGCGGAAATTACGATTAACCCGAATGCCAATGAGGCAATGATTAATCACAAAGATATGTTAATTTCCCGTTTAAAAATGAACGAAAAAATTGTTGCACTTTCGCCTTTTGTCAGCTTCACCGCATTGGTAGAAAATGGCAGTAAGTTGAAAGTGGTGCAAGTGAAAGGCGTGGATAAAGACGTGGAAGATCAAGTCAGTTCTCTCGGAAAATACGTACAAGATGACGGTTGGCAGCGATTTGGGAAGGAGGGCGGTTTAGTGCTCGGTTCGGGCATTGCAAAAGATTTAGAAGTAAATGCCGGCGACTGGGTTACGTTGTTAATTTCACAACAAAACGGCACGGAGAATGTGTCGCAACCTCATCGCGAACGAGTGCAAGTGACCGGTATTTTGCGCTTAGACGGTCAGCTTGATCATAGCTATGCCTTGCTCTCTTTGCCACAAGCGCAGGAATTATTAGGCTATCAGGCGGTGCAAATCAGCGGCGTCGAATTGAAAGTCGCCGATCCATTTAAAGTTCAGGAACTGGATTATTCTGCGTTAGGTGATTATCCGCAGTCGCTTTATGTACAAAATTGGATTGCTAAATTTGGTTATATGTATCGCGATATTCAGCTTATTCGTAGCGTGATGTACATCGCGATGGTGTTGGTGATCGGCGTAGCATGTTTCAATATCGTTTCAACGCTGATTATGGCGGTGAAAGATAAGCAGGGCGATATTGCGATTTTGCGAACATTGGGGGCCAATAACGGTTTTATTAAGCGTATTTTCATCTGGTATGGCTTGCAGGCGGGGATGAAAGGTTGTTTGATTGGGATTGTGTTGGGCGTGTTGTTCGCGTTGAATTTGACGAGTTTAATTCAAGGCTTGGAACGTTTATTCGACAAGAAATTACTTTCCGATGGCATCTATTTTGTGGATTTTCTGCCGAGTGAGCTTCATTGGCAAGATGTCTTGCTTGTTTTAGCGGCAGCGTTACTCCTCAGTCTGTTGGCAAGCCTTTATCCGGCGAATCGAGCAGCCAAACTTCAACCGGCTCAAGTTTTGAGTAATCATTAA
- the aroG gene encoding 3-deoxy-7-phosphoheptulonate synthase AroG, with protein MTKEKIEIKVANDDTRIEKVDQVLPPIALLEKFPASEEAAALVQQTRHKAHNIIHGKDDRLLVIIGPCSIHDPKAALEYANRLKPLREKYKDSLEIIMRVYFEKPRTTVGWKGLINDPYLNDTYRLNDGLRIARKLLSDINNLGVPSAGEFLDMITPQYVADFMSWGAIGARTTESQVHRELASGLSCAVGFKNATNGGVKVALDAIGAAEAPHYFLSVTKFGHSAIVSTKGNEDCHIILRGGDKGPNYRADDVAAVCANIEKSGRVPHVMIDFSHANSSKQFKKQMDVCEDVCKQIAGGSTQIFGVMVESHLVEGRQDLVDGKAATYGQSITDACIGWEDSELLLKQLSDAVLARRKINS; from the coding sequence ATGACGAAAGAAAAAATTGAAATTAAAGTGGCAAATGACGACACACGTATTGAAAAAGTAGATCAGGTTTTACCGCCTATTGCCTTATTGGAGAAATTTCCGGCCAGTGAAGAAGCCGCCGCATTAGTTCAACAAACCCGTCATAAAGCGCATAATATTATTCACGGCAAAGATGATCGTTTATTGGTGATTATCGGCCCTTGTTCCATTCACGATCCGAAAGCTGCGCTTGAATACGCTAACCGCTTAAAACCGTTACGCGAAAAATATAAAGACAGCCTTGAAATCATTATGCGCGTGTATTTTGAAAAACCACGCACTACGGTGGGTTGGAAAGGCTTAATTAACGATCCGTATTTAAACGATACTTACCGTTTAAACGACGGTTTACGCATCGCGCGTAAATTGCTTTCCGACATTAATAATCTCGGCGTGCCTTCCGCCGGTGAATTTTTGGATATGATTACACCGCAATATGTGGCGGATTTTATGAGTTGGGGCGCAATCGGGGCGCGCACAACCGAATCTCAAGTTCATCGTGAACTTGCCTCCGGTTTATCTTGCGCAGTCGGTTTTAAAAATGCCACTAACGGGGGCGTGAAAGTGGCGCTTGATGCTATCGGTGCGGCGGAAGCACCGCATTACTTCTTGTCGGTAACTAAATTCGGTCACTCCGCCATCGTTTCCACCAAAGGTAACGAAGACTGCCATATTATTTTACGTGGCGGCGATAAAGGCCCGAATTATCGCGCGGACGATGTGGCGGCAGTTTGTGCCAACATCGAAAAATCCGGTCGCGTGCCGCACGTAATGATTGATTTTAGTCACGCCAACAGCAGTAAACAGTTCAAAAAACAAATGGACGTATGCGAAGACGTATGCAAGCAAATCGCCGGCGGTTCAACGCAAATTTTCGGCGTTATGGTGGAAAGTCATTTAGTCGAAGGGCGCCAAGATTTGGTTGACGGCAAAGCCGCGACTTACGGTCAAAGCATTACCGATGCCTGTATCGGTTGGGAAGATAGCGAATTGTTGCTTAAACAATTATCTGACGCCGTACTGGCTCGCCGTAAAATCAATTCATAA
- a CDS encoding lysine exporter LysO family protein — protein sequence MQDMINGLLIVLAPMLSGYAIKIKNNKQVANIDHIVMFLLYIILFLMGYLLGQLDDLENQLPIIGKTAATLSAIILASNLLGLMLYDCFNPAVPLKSKAKIDSRRHALIDSFKLSGTVVIGTLCGWLSKSHLMLPAGINLYVLIVLIFFVGIQLRNNGISLKEALFNKRGFQTGIVFTVTSLCGGIIAAFVLAMPITQGLAFASGMGWYSLSSVVLTNAWGPVQGGIAFFNDLSREIISLFAVPLFMRHFRSTAIGITGATALDCTLPIIQKSGGIEVTPIAISFGFVTNILPPLLLVFFSSIPI from the coding sequence ATGCAAGATATGATCAATGGACTGTTAATCGTTTTAGCGCCGATGTTATCGGGTTATGCGATAAAAATTAAAAATAATAAGCAAGTTGCGAACATCGATCATATCGTGATGTTTTTGCTGTATATCATTTTGTTTTTAATGGGCTATTTGTTGGGACAACTTGATGATCTCGAAAACCAATTACCGATTATCGGCAAAACGGCGGCAACGCTTTCCGCCATTATTCTGGCTTCAAATTTGCTCGGGTTGATGCTTTACGATTGTTTTAATCCCGCCGTGCCGCTTAAATCGAAAGCTAAAATCGATTCCCGCCGGCATGCTTTAATCGATTCCTTTAAGCTTTCCGGCACGGTGGTTATCGGTACGCTATGCGGGTGGTTGTCTAAATCTCATCTAATGTTGCCCGCAGGCATTAATCTTTATGTGTTGATCGTGCTGATTTTTTTCGTCGGCATTCAACTGCGTAATAACGGTATTTCTTTAAAAGAAGCGCTATTTAATAAGCGCGGCTTTCAAACCGGTATCGTGTTTACCGTTACTTCTTTGTGTGGCGGCATAATTGCCGCATTTGTACTGGCCATGCCGATTACGCAAGGCTTGGCGTTTGCTTCCGGAATGGGGTGGTATTCTTTATCCAGCGTGGTGTTGACCAACGCCTGGGGGCCGGTGCAGGGCGGTATCGCATTTTTTAACGATTTATCGCGCGAAATTATTAGCCTCTTTGCTGTTCCGCTTTTTATGCGGCATTTTCGTTCCACCGCAATTGGCATCACCGGCGCCACCGCATTGGATTGTACACTGCCGATTATCCAAAAGTCCGGCGGCATTGAAGTGACGCCGATTGCCATTTCTTTCGGTTTTGTCACCAATATTTTACCGCCGCTTTTATTGGTCTTTTTTTCCAGTATTCCCATTTAA